A genomic stretch from Thermomonospora umbrina includes:
- a CDS encoding helix-turn-helix transcriptional regulator — protein sequence MATADERQACGERLRTERKRRGWFKPDMARALAEALEAMGERQWPDLPTLKNYILRWEGGKVYPGPLYRAAYARAFGMPEDALFGMAVSGASWEDGTEEDDMRRRTLLGLLATATAAPWAQRAEHVRAEVTGAIRPTTTDRDADTWERVAFDYAHEVGVLPAGQLLPDLLADFSEISGIVAGAHGPVRTRLIHIVARLAALTAITLSDLGDPGGARRWWRTAERAADESGDHLTASMVRGRQAVFSLYADRPLPSVLGLAEQAIEIGHGWPCAGVASGHAAKAQALALLGRHAEAADTLEDLNGIFERLPERTSGDGSSQWGWSLQRLHHVTSHVYTFAGDLERAGNAQDRALALYTGRGYLGRAQVELHRAGCLIAAGDVDEGARHAVRVLESLPAGHRDNGVARRTAVMSLNLAPRTDARRPALRDAYELLALPSGER from the coding sequence ATGGCGACTGCCGACGAACGTCAGGCGTGCGGGGAGCGCCTGCGGACCGAACGCAAGCGGCGCGGCTGGTTCAAGCCCGACATGGCCCGCGCGTTGGCGGAAGCCCTTGAGGCGATGGGGGAGCGGCAGTGGCCTGACCTGCCGACACTGAAGAATTACATTCTTCGATGGGAGGGCGGAAAGGTCTACCCCGGCCCTCTCTACCGGGCCGCCTACGCCAGGGCATTCGGAATGCCGGAGGATGCCCTCTTCGGCATGGCCGTTTCGGGTGCATCCTGGGAGGATGGGACCGAGGAAGACGACATGAGGCGGCGGACCCTCCTCGGGCTGCTCGCCACCGCCACCGCTGCGCCGTGGGCGCAGCGGGCCGAGCACGTTCGGGCCGAGGTGACCGGTGCGATACGCCCCACGACCACCGACCGTGACGCCGACACGTGGGAACGCGTCGCGTTCGATTACGCCCACGAGGTCGGTGTCCTACCCGCAGGGCAACTCCTGCCCGACCTGCTCGCCGACTTCTCCGAGATCAGCGGCATCGTCGCCGGAGCGCACGGGCCCGTTCGGACACGGCTGATCCACATCGTCGCCCGGCTCGCGGCGCTCACCGCGATCACGCTCTCCGACCTTGGTGACCCGGGGGGCGCCCGCCGTTGGTGGCGCACCGCAGAACGCGCCGCCGACGAGTCCGGTGACCACCTCACCGCCTCCATGGTCCGGGGCCGCCAGGCGGTGTTCTCGCTGTACGCGGACCGGCCCCTGCCGTCGGTCCTGGGTCTCGCCGAACAGGCCATCGAGATCGGCCACGGCTGGCCCTGCGCCGGAGTCGCCAGCGGTCACGCCGCCAAGGCCCAGGCTCTCGCCCTGCTCGGCCGCCACGCCGAGGCGGCCGACACGTTGGAGGACCTCAACGGCATCTTCGAGCGGCTGCCCGAGCGCACCAGCGGCGACGGGTCATCGCAGTGGGGATGGTCGCTGCAACGCCTCCATCACGTCACCAGCCACGTCTACACCTTCGCGGGAGACCTCGAACGGGCCGGCAACGCCCAGGACCGGGCGCTGGCGCTGTACACCGGCCGCGGCTACCTGGGGCGCGCCCAGGTCGAGCTGCACCGTGCCGGGTGCCTGATCGCCGCCGGTGACGTCGATGAAGGCGCACGGCACGCCGTGCGCGTGCTGGAGTCACTGCCGGCCGGGCACCGCGACAACGGGGTGGCCCGGCGGACGGCGGTGATGTCGCTGAATCTGGCACCGCGGACGGACGCGCGTCGACCGGCGCTCCGGGACGCGTACGAACTGCTGGCCCTGCCTTCGGGAGAGCGATGA
- a CDS encoding GNAT family N-acetyltransferase produces the protein MTTLNDLTFTRHDPAAVEAALDGVIVPLYEATHADVIGDPFYSAERFTERVRGYMQAPGFEIVVAYLDGVPVGQAFGYALPVSARWWSGLTTQVPDGFTTETGSRTFAFNELMVLPQWQGKGVAHALHDELLRGRREERATLLVREDNAPAQTAYARWGWRKIGKLRPYPDAPHYDALLIDLPLGT, from the coding sequence ATGACCACCCTGAACGATCTGACGTTCACCCGCCACGACCCGGCCGCCGTCGAGGCGGCTCTCGACGGCGTGATCGTCCCGCTGTACGAAGCGACCCATGCCGATGTGATCGGGGATCCGTTCTACTCGGCGGAGCGTTTCACCGAGCGCGTCCGGGGCTACATGCAGGCCCCCGGATTCGAGATCGTCGTCGCCTACCTGGACGGTGTACCGGTGGGCCAGGCGTTCGGATACGCGTTGCCCGTGTCGGCGCGGTGGTGGAGCGGGTTGACCACTCAGGTACCGGACGGCTTCACCACCGAGACCGGCAGCAGGACGTTCGCGTTCAACGAGTTGATGGTCCTGCCGCAGTGGCAGGGCAAGGGCGTGGCGCACGCTCTGCACGACGAGCTGCTACGCGGCCGACGCGAAGAACGCGCGACCCTGCTGGTCCGCGAAGACAACGCCCCCGCCCAGACCGCGTACGCACGGTGGGGCTGGCGCAAGATCGGCAAGCTGCGCCCCTACCCGGACGCCCCCCACTACGACGCCCTGCTCATCGACCTTCCCCTCGGGACCTGA
- a CDS encoding GNAT family N-acetyltransferase, which produces MSDVVFERLNGAQTMGEFDQIQEVYVAAFPDYSLADHRMRTERQAASPGFETVTARVDGVLVGFAYGLPLSARSTWWEGLEPAAGEDFVAETGSRTFAVIDLAVLPAHRGRGLGRRLMAELLGGRSEERATLATNPNKRALQEMYERWGWRKAGRVPGGEGETQPVFDLYVIDLR; this is translated from the coding sequence ATGAGTGATGTGGTGTTCGAGCGGCTGAACGGTGCTCAGACCATGGGCGAGTTCGACCAGATTCAGGAGGTGTACGTCGCGGCGTTCCCCGATTACAGCCTCGCGGATCACCGGATGCGGACGGAGCGGCAGGCGGCGTCGCCCGGGTTCGAGACGGTCACGGCCCGCGTCGACGGCGTGCTGGTCGGGTTCGCCTATGGTCTGCCGTTGTCGGCCCGTTCCACGTGGTGGGAGGGTCTTGAACCCGCCGCCGGGGAGGACTTCGTCGCCGAGACGGGCTCCCGGACGTTCGCGGTGATCGATCTGGCGGTGCTTCCAGCCCACCGGGGCCGTGGCCTGGGTCGCAGGCTCATGGCCGAACTTCTCGGTGGTCGGTCGGAGGAGCGGGCGACGTTGGCGACCAACCCGAATAAGAGGGCGTTGCAGGAGATGTACGAGCGGTGGGGATGGCGGAAGGCCGGTCGGGTTCCCGGCGGTGAGGGCGAGACGCAGCCGGTGTTCGACCTGTACGTCATCGACCTGCGGTGA